The proteins below are encoded in one region of Silene latifolia isolate original U9 population chromosome 2, ASM4854445v1, whole genome shotgun sequence:
- the LOC141626693 gene encoding adenylate isopentenyltransferase 5, chloroplastic-like, with product MNRSFSMWKQAQALLSFPGAINKSSINFQNQKKVVIVMGATGTGKSKLSIDLATHVPGEIINSDKMQVYRGMDIVTNKATEEECRGIPHHLLGIVDPNADYTASDFRHHAFLAIESIIERGKLPIIAGGSNSFIESLVNDDPLFASSYECCFLWVDVSLPILHRFVSKRVDQMVQAGLVEEVKALFDNRTDYTKGVRRAIGVPELDEFLKEERNPNADPQSLDTLLHEAIDQIKVNTYRLACRQLKKIHRLRELRGWNLHRIDATEAFLHHGEEVNEAWERVVANPSAMIVAQFLHRTQRGAMSKPQGKPIIPITVAPIVSFTTATH from the coding sequence ATGAATCGCTCATTCTCTATGTGGAAACAAGCACAAGCTCTCCTAAGTTTTCCAGGGGCGATTAACAAAAGCTCCATAAACTTTCAGAATCAAAAGAAGGTGGTGATTGTAATGGGTGCAACAGGGACTGGCAAATCAAAACTCTCAATTGACTTAGCAACCCATGTTCCAGGTGAAATAATAAATTCTGATAAAATGCAAGTTTATAGAGGGATGGATATAGTAACCAACAAAGCGACCGAAGAAGAGTGCCGAGGTATACCCCATCATCTCTTAGGAATAGTAGACCCAAATGCTGATTACACAGCATCTGATTTTCGCCATCATGCATTTCTTGCTATAGAATCAATCATTGAACGGGGTAAGCTCCCAATCATAGCAGGGGGATCAAATTCATTCATAGAATCCCTGGTGAATGATGATCCCTTGTTTGCATCAAGCTATGAGTGTTGCTTTCTCTGGGTTGATGTATCCCTACCCATCCTCCACCGCTTTGTGTCAAAACGGGTTGATCAAATGGTACAAGCAGGATTAGTCGAAGAGGTTAAAGCGCTATTTGATAACAGAACAGATTACACTAAAGGAGTTCGACGTGCAATAGGTGTTCCTGAGTTAGACGAATTCCTAAAGGAAGAAAGGAATCCTAATGCAGACCCACAATCCTTGGACACTCTTCTTCATGAAGCCATCGATCAAATTAAAGTAAACACCTACAGGCTGGCATGCCGCCAGCTGAAAAAAATTCATCGTCTAAGGGAATTACGGGGTTGGAATTTGCATCGTATAGATGCTACGGAAGCATTTCTACACCATGGAGAAGAGGTCAATGAAGCCTGGGAAAGGGTTGTCGCCAATCCTAGTGCGATGATTGTGGCACAATTTCTGCACAGAACCCAGAGGGGAGCTATGTCCAAACCACAAGGCAAACCAATCATTCCAATAACAGTTGCGCCCATTGTATCTTTTACAACCGCAACTCACTAG